One Candidatus Nitrotoga arctica genomic window, CCTGTTGAGCAAAGTTACCATGCAAAATGCGCAACCGCCTGAACAAGTGCAGGCCGCATTCGACGATGCGGTTAAAGCGGGACAGGACAGGGAGCGCCAGAAGAACGAAGGCCAGGCTTACGCCAATGATGTAATACCGAGAGCAAAGGGTGCCGCGGCACGTCTGATGCAGGAGGCCGAAGGTTATCGCCAGCGCGTGATCGCGAGTGCCGAGGGTGATGCCAGCCGCTTCCAACAAGTGCTGCTGGAATATGAGAAAGCACCTGTTGTTACTCGTGAACGCATGTATATCGACATGATGCAACAAATTTTGACCAGCACAAGTAAAGTGATGGTGGATCAGAAGAATGGTAACAACCTGCTGTACCTGCCGTTGGACAAGTTGATTCAAAGCACAGCGCAGGGTGGCCTACCTTTACCGGAAACACAAGCAGCGGGCCATATTGATCAACAAGCGGCTTCGTCTGCACCGATAAATGAAAGTGCGGCACTCATGCCGCGCGCACGCGAGGAATTACGCGGCCGCAACAGGGAGGCACGTCAATGAAACCTAATTTTGTCAATATTTTGATGGGTGCAGCCGCAGTATTAATCTTGCTCAGTCTCAGTATGTTCGTGGTAGATCAACGCCAGACGGTCATCGTATTACAACTTGGCGAAATGGTAGGAGTGAAGACCGCACCCGGTCTCTATTTCAAAATCCCGCTGATACAGAATGTACGTTATTTCGACTCGCGCATTTTGACCTTTGATAGCGTGGAACCAGAACGTTTTATCACAGCTGAAAAGAAAAACGTGATGGTGGATTCCTTCGTAAAGTGGCGCATCGCCGATGTAAAGCAGTATTACCTCAGTGTGAGCGGAGACGAGATCCGTGCAAAAACACGTTTGATGCAAACAGTAAACTCAAGCATGCGTGAGGAGTTCGGCAAACGAACTATTAACGAAGTGGTGTCCGGCGAACGTGAAAAAATCATGAATACTCTGCGTCAAAAAGCCGATTTAGACGCACGAAAAATCGGCGTACAAGTACTGGATGTACGCCTGAAACGGGTGGATTTCCCAACTGAGATCAGTGAATCAGTATATCGCCGGATGGATGCCGAGCGTAAACGCGTTGCCAATGAGCTACGTGCAACCGGTAATGCCGAAAGTGAGAAGATTCGCGCCGATGCTGACCGGCAACGAGAAGTGACGCTCG contains:
- the hflC gene encoding protease modulator HflC — its product is MKPNFVNILMGAAAVLILLSLSMFVVDQRQTVIVLQLGEMVGVKTAPGLYFKIPLIQNVRYFDSRILTFDSVEPERFITAEKKNVMVDSFVKWRIADVKQYYLSVSGDEIRAKTRLMQTVNSSMREEFGKRTINEVVSGEREKIMNTLRQKADLDARKIGVQVLDVRLKRVDFPTEISESVYRRMDAERKRVANELRATGNAESEKIRADADRQREVTLADAYRDAQKIKGDGDAKSSAIYAAAFGRNAEFYAFYRSMDAYKQSFKNKSDVMVMDPSSAFFKYLKGSSKPGK